From the Lolium rigidum isolate FL_2022 chromosome 2, APGP_CSIRO_Lrig_0.1, whole genome shotgun sequence genome, one window contains:
- the LOC124687239 gene encoding protein MKS1-like yields MDASSSDRQSPRSRQLQLQGPRPPRLSVSKDSHKVRKPPVVPLPHGAQQPRNRQQPQPQQPRAPVIIYDASPKVIHTQPSEFMALVQRLTGPGVAHSIEPQEVPPQFQPQEFLLSPTAGLSPAARYAAIETSVRPLPPGPAPYAGSWVDLDGLAEVLGPGRPGILSPLPSTLPPAASAGLFSPLPFDTSAASLAWLNDLSPFLPSAGARDAPFASSPGAGMLLATPTMPSPGMMMRFFTDFPDL; encoded by the coding sequence ATGGACGCCTCGTCGTCGGACCGCCAGTCGCCGCGCAGCCGGCAGCTGCAGCTGCAGGGTCCGCGCCCGCCGCGCCTCTCCGTCAGCAAGGACTCCCACAAGGTCCGGAAGCCGCCCGTCGTGCCGCTGCCGCACGGGGCCCAACAACCTCGCAACCGccagcagccgcagccgcagcagcCGCGCGCGCCGGTCATCATCTACGACGCCTCGCCCAAGGTCATCCACACGCAGCCCAGCGAGTTCATggcgctcgtccagcgcctcaCCGGCCCGGGCGTGGCCCACTCGATCGAGCCGCAGGAGGTGCCGCCGCAGTTCCAGCCGCAGGAGTTCCTCCTCTCCCCGACCGCCGGGCTCTCCCCGGCGGCGCGGTACGCCGCCATCGAGACGTCCGTCCGGCCGCTgccgcccgggcccgcgccgtacGCCGGCTCCTGGGTCGACCTGGACGGCCTCGCGGAGGTGCTCGGCCCCGGCCGGCCGGGGATCCTCTCGCCCCTGCCCTCCACGCTGCCGCCCGCGGCCTCGGCGGGGCTCTTCTCGCCGCTGCCGTTCGACACCAGCGCCGCCTCCCTCGCCTGGCTCAACGACCTCAGCCCCTTCCTCCCCTCCGCCGGCGCCCGCGACGCGCCCTTCGCATCCAGCCCCGGCGCCGGTATGCTGCTGGCCACGCCAACCATGCCCTCGCCGGGGATGATGATGCGCTTCTTCACCGACTTCCCGGACCTGTAA